A stretch of Aerococcus christensenii DNA encodes these proteins:
- a CDS encoding bifunctional lytic transglycosylase/C40 family peptidase yields the protein MKLKTLVIGGSGLFLMVFSLLLFVAILFSDEQDSGISNIHYGGVNVSAEVLAHKPMVEKYAKEYGVEEYVNILLAIIQVESGGTAEDVMQSSESLGLPPNSLSTEESIKQGVKYFSELLASSERLSVDLESVIQSYNYGGGFLGYVANRGNKYTFELAQSFSKEYSGGEKVSYPNPIAIPINGGWRYNYGNMFYVQLVTQYLVTTEFDDDTVQAIMDEALKYEGWRYVYGGASPTTSFDCSGLTQWTYGKAGINLPRTAQQQYDVTQHIPLSEAQAGDLVFFHSTYNAGSYITHVGIYLGNNRMFHAGDPIGYADLTSPYWQQHLVGAGRIKQ from the coding sequence ATGAAGTTGAAAACTTTAGTGATTGGTGGTTCTGGATTATTCTTGATGGTCTTCTCACTGCTTCTGTTTGTTGCCATTTTATTTTCAGATGAACAGGACAGCGGAATTTCCAATATTCATTATGGAGGTGTGAATGTTTCCGCAGAAGTGCTGGCTCATAAGCCTATGGTAGAAAAATATGCCAAAGAATATGGCGTTGAAGAATATGTCAACATACTTCTTGCGATTATACAGGTGGAATCGGGCGGTACTGCGGAAGATGTTATGCAGTCCTCGGAATCCCTCGGTCTTCCACCTAATTCATTGAGTACAGAAGAATCCATTAAGCAAGGTGTGAAGTATTTCAGTGAATTATTAGCCAGTAGCGAAAGGCTCAGTGTAGATTTAGAATCGGTTATCCAGTCCTACAATTATGGTGGTGGTTTCTTAGGGTATGTGGCTAATCGTGGAAATAAATATACCTTTGAACTGGCTCAAAGTTTCTCAAAAGAGTATTCAGGTGGCGAAAAAGTGTCTTACCCCAATCCCATAGCCATACCTATCAATGGGGGCTGGCGATACAACTATGGCAATATGTTTTATGTGCAACTGGTAACGCAGTATCTTGTCACAACAGAGTTTGATGATGATACGGTACAAGCCATCATGGACGAAGCACTGAAATATGAGGGCTGGCGATACGTTTACGGTGGAGCTTCCCCGACTACTTCTTTTGATTGTAGCGGACTGACACAATGGACGTATGGAAAAGCTGGAATTAACTTACCACGAACCGCACAACAGCAATATGATGTGACCCAGCATATCCCACTATCGGAAGCACAAGCTGGCGATTTGGTTTTCTTTCATTCTACCTATAACGCTGGCTCTTATATTACTCATGTTGGGATATACCTTGGCAATAACCGTATGTTTCATGCAGGCGACCCAATCGGTTATGCCGACTTAACAAGCCCCTACTGGCAACAGCATTTAGTGGGAGCAGGACGAATCAAACAATGA
- a CDS encoding conjugal transfer protein has protein sequence MRKEDLMMKFRKNQNKEKQIPKEKKPRVYKVNPHKKVVIALWVLLGLSFSFAIFKHFTAIDTHTIHETTIIEKEYVDTHHVENFVENFAKVYYSWEQSDKSIDNRMESLKGYLTDELQALNVDTVRKDIPVSSSVRGFQIWTVEPTGDNEFNVTYSVDQLITEGENTKTVHSAYIVSVYVDGSGNMVLVKNPTITNIPKKSSYKPKAIESEGTVDSITTNEINEFLTTFFKLYPTATASELSYYVNDGILKPIGKEYIFQELVNPIHNRKDNQVTVSLTVEYIDQQTKATQVSQFDLVLEKNGSNWKIVK, from the coding sequence ATGAGAAAGGAAGATTTAATGATGAAATTTAGAAAAAATCAGAATAAAGAAAAACAGATACCAAAGGAAAAGAAACCTCGTGTCTATAAGGTCAATCCTCATAAAAAGGTTGTGATTGCCTTGTGGGTACTTTTAGGGCTTAGTTTCAGCTTTGCGATATTCAAGCACTTTACAGCTATAGATACTCATACTATTCACGAAACAACTATCATAGAAAAGGAATACGTTGATACTCATCATGTAGAAAATTTTGTAGAGAACTTTGCGAAAGTCTACTATTCATGGGAGCAATCCGATAAGTCCATTGATAATCGAATGGAAAGTCTAAAAGGCTATCTGACAGATGAACTTCAAGCTCTCAATGTTGATACAGTACGCAAAGATATTCCTGTATCGTCTTCTGTAAGAGGATTTCAGATATGGACGGTAGAGCCAACTGGCGACAATGAGTTTAATGTAACCTACAGTGTAGACCAGCTCATTACAGAGGGAGAAAATACAAAGACCGTCCACTCTGCTTATATAGTGAGTGTCTATGTAGATGGTTCTGGAAATATGGTACTGGTTAAGAATCCGACCATTACCAACATACCTAAGAAATCAAGTTATAAACCAAAAGCCATTGAAAGTGAGGGGACGGTTGATTCCATTACAACCAATGAAATCAATGAGTTTTTAACGACGTTCTTCAAGCTCTATCCTACAGCGACAGCCAGTGAACTTTCCTACTATGTGAATGACGGGATATTAAAACCAATCGGAAAAGAGTACATCTTTCAAGAACTGGTAAATCCTATTCACAATCGTAAGGATAATCAAGTCACGGTATCGCTGACAGTGGAGTATATCGACCAGCAGACCAAAGCAACGCAGGTATCTCAATTTGATTTGGTACTTGAAAAGAACGGGAGTAATTGGAAGATTGTAAAATAA
- the tet(M) gene encoding tetracycline resistance ribosomal protection protein Tet(M): MKIINIGVLAHVDAGKTTLTESLLYNSGAITELGSVDKGTTRTDNTLLERQRGITIQTGITSFQWENTKVNIIDTPGHMDFLAEVYRSLSVLDGAILLISAKDGVQAQTRILFHALRKMGIPTIFFINKIDQNGIDLSTVYQDIKEKLSAEIVIKQKVELYPNMCVTNFTESEQWDTVIEGNDDLLEKYMSGKSLEALELEQEESIRFHNCSLFPVYHGSAKNNIGIDNLIEVITNKFYSSTHRGPSELCGNVFKIEYTKKRQRLAYIRLYSGVLHLRDSVRVSEKEKIKVTEMYTSINGELCKIDRAYSGEIVILQNEFLKLNSVLGDTKLLPQRKKIENPHPLLQTTVEPSKPEQREMLLDALLEISDSDPLLRYYVDSTTHEIILSFLGKVQMEVISALLQEKYHVEIELKEPTVIYMERPLKNAEYTIHIEVPPNPFWASIGLSVSPLPLGSGMQYESSVSLGYLNQSFQNAVMEGIRYGCEQGLYGWNVTDCKICFKYGLYYSPVSTPADFRMLAPIVLEQVLKKAGTELLEPYLSFKIYAPQEYLSRAYNDAPKYCANIVDTQLKNNEVILSGEIPARCIQEYRSDLTFFTNGRSVCLTELKGYHVTTGEPVCQPRRPNSRIDKVRYMFNKIT, translated from the coding sequence ATGAAAATTATTAATATTGGAGTTTTAGCTCATGTTGATGCAGGAAAAACTACCTTAACAGAAAGCTTATTATATAACAGTGGAGCGATTACAGAATTAGGAAGCGTGGACAAAGGTACAACGAGGACGGATAATACGCTTTTAGAACGTCAGAGAGGAATTACAATTCAGACAGGAATAACCTCTTTTCAGTGGGAAAATACGAAGGTGAACATCATAGACACGCCAGGACATATGGATTTCTTAGCAGAAGTATATCGTTCATTATCAGTTTTAGATGGGGCAATTCTACTGATTTCTGCAAAAGATGGCGTACAAGCACAAACTCGTATATTATTTCATGCACTTAGGAAAATGGGGATTCCCACAATCTTTTTTATCAATAAGATTGACCAAAATGGAATTGATTTATCAACGGTTTATCAGGATATTAAAGAGAAACTTTCTGCCGAAATTGTAATCAAACAGAAGGTAGAACTGTATCCTAATATGTGTGTGACGAACTTTACCGAATCTGAACAATGGGATACGGTAATAGAGGGAAACGATGACCTTTTAGAGAAATATATGTCCGGTAAATCATTAGAAGCATTGGAACTCGAACAAGAGGAAAGCATAAGATTTCATAATTGTTCCCTGTTCCCTGTTTATCACGGAAGTGCAAAAAACAATATAGGGATTGATAACCTTATAGAAGTGATTACGAATAAATTTTATTCATCAACACATCGAGGTCCGTCTGAACTTTGCGGAAATGTTTTCAAAATTGAATATACAAAAAAAAGACAACGTCTTGCATATATACGCCTTTATAGTGGAGTACTACATTTACGAGATTCGGTTAGAGTATCAGAAAAAGAAAAAATAAAAGTTACAGAAATGTATACTTCAATAAATGGTGAATTATGTAAGATTGATAGAGCTTATTCTGGAGAAATTGTTATTTTGCAAAATGAGTTTTTGAAGTTAAATAGTGTTCTTGGAGATACAAAACTATTGCCACAGAGAAAAAAGATTGAAAATCCGCACCCTCTACTACAAACAACTGTTGAACCGAGTAAACCTGAACAGAGAGAAATGTTGCTTGATGCCCTTTTGGAAATCTCAGATAGTGATCCGCTTCTACGATATTACGTGGATTCTACGACACATGAAATTATACTTTCTTTCTTAGGGAAAGTACAAATGGAAGTGATTAGTGCACTGTTGCAAGAAAAGTATCATGTGGAGATAGAACTAAAAGAGCCTACAGTCATTTATATGGAGAGACCGTTAAAAAATGCAGAATATACCATTCACATCGAAGTGCCGCCAAATCCTTTCTGGGCTTCCATTGGTTTATCTGTATCACCGCTTCCGTTGGGAAGTGGAATGCAGTATGAGAGCTCGGTTTCTCTTGGATACTTAAATCAATCATTTCAAAATGCAGTTATGGAAGGGATACGCTATGGTTGCGAACAAGGATTATATGGTTGGAATGTGACGGATTGTAAAATCTGTTTTAAGTATGGCTTATACTATAGCCCTGTTAGTACCCCAGCAGATTTTCGGATGCTTGCTCCTATTGTATTGGAACAAGTCTTAAAAAAAGCTGGAACAGAATTGTTAGAGCCATATCTTAGTTTTAAAATTTATGCGCCACAGGAATATCTTTCACGAGCATACAACGATGCTCCTAAATATTGTGCGAACATCGTAGACACTCAATTGAAAAATAATGAGGTCATTCTTAGTGGAGAAATCCCTGCTCGGTGTATTCAAGAATATCGTAGTGATTTAACTTTCTTTACAAATGGACGTAGTGTTTGTTTAACAGAGTTAAAAGGGTACCATGTTACTACCGGTGAACCTGTTTGCCAGCCCCGTCGTCCAAATAGTCGGATAGATAAAGTACGATATATGTTCAATAAAATAACTTAG
- a CDS encoding cysteine-rich KTR domain-containing protein: MCPVCGNKTRLKIREDTELKKFPLYCPKCRQENLIEIKQFKVTVITEPDAKTQSR, encoded by the coding sequence TTGTGTCCTGTATGTGGAAATAAAACACGATTAAAGATAAGGGAAGATACTGAATTAAAAAAATTCCCCCTCTATTGTCCGAAATGCAGACAAGAAAATTTAATTGAAATAAAGCAGTTCAAAGTAACTGTGATTACAGAGCCAGACGCAAAGACGCAGAGCCGATAA
- a CDS encoding helix-turn-helix transcriptional regulator: MRKKEDKYDFRAFGLAIKEARLKRGLTREQVGALIEIDPRYLTNIENKGQHPSIQVLYDLVSLLHVSVDEFFLPANNLVKSTRRLQIEKYMDSFTDKELSLMESLASGINEARNIED; encoded by the coding sequence ATGCGTAAAAAAGAAGATAAATATGATTTTAGAGCCTTTGGTTTAGCCATTAAAGAAGCTCGATTGAAACGAGGTTTAACTCGTGAACAAGTGGGAGCATTGATTGAAATTGACCCACGGTACTTAACTAATATTGAAAATAAAGGGCAACACCCCAGCATACAAGTTCTTTATGACCTTGTATCGTTACTTCATGTTTCCGTTGATGAATTTTTCTTACCTGCTAATAACTTGGTAAAAAGCACCCGACGATTACAGATAGAGAAATACATGGATAGCTTTACAGACAAAGAACTATCCTTAATGGAATCTTTAGCCAGCGGTATCAACGAAGCAAGAAACATCGAAGACTAA
- a CDS encoding sigma-70 family RNA polymerase sigma factor, translating to MKPSSFQTTIENQFDYICKRAMEDERKNYMLYLSRIAKREVSFSDVGDYLVSQFATTDNYSTDFQIFTLNGLSVGVENDLLSEALRELPDKKREILLLFYFMDMSDSEIADLLKLNRSTVYRHRTSGLALIKKFMEEFEE from the coding sequence ATGAAACCATCTTCTTTTCAGACCACAATAGAAAATCAGTTTGACTATATCTGTAAACGTGCTATGGAAGACGAGCGAAAGAATTATATGCTTTATCTTTCAAGGATTGCAAAGCGTGAGGTGTCCTTTTCGGATGTTGGCGATTATCTTGTTAGCCAGTTTGCGACAACAGATAACTATTCAACTGACTTTCAGATTTTTACACTCAATGGGTTATCAGTAGGCGTTGAAAATGATTTGTTGAGTGAAGCATTACGTGAGTTGCCAGACAAGAAACGTGAAATTCTACTGCTGTTTTACTTTATGGACATGAGCGATTCAGAAATTGCAGACCTGTTGAAATTGAACCGTTCTACTGTCTATCGGCATAGAACCAGTGGACTAGCCTTAATTAAAAAGTTTATGGAGGAATTTGAAGAATGA
- a CDS encoding helix-turn-helix domain-containing protein: MKTQYPMIPFPLIVKATDGDTEAINQILHHYRGYITKRSLRLMKDEYGNQSMVVDEVLRGRMETRLITKILSFEIK; this comes from the coding sequence ATGAAAACACAATATCCTATGATTCCCTTTCCTCTCATTGTAAAGGCAACAGATGGCGATACCGAAGCGATTAACCAGATTCTACATCATTACAGAGGGTACATAACGAAGCGTTCCCTACGACTTATGAAAGATGAATATGGCAATCAAAGTATGGTCGTTGATGAAGTCTTACGTGGAAGAATGGAAACCAGACTGATTACAAAGATTTTGTCATTTGAAATTAAGTAA
- a CDS encoding excisionase, which translates to MKQTDIPIWERYTLTIEEASKYFRIGENKLRRLAEENKNANWLIMNGNRIQIKRKQFEKIIDTLDAI; encoded by the coding sequence ATGAAGCAGACTGACATTCCTATTTGGGAACGTTATACCCTAACCATTGAAGAAGCGTCAAAATATTTTCGTATTGGCGAAAACAAGCTACGACGCTTGGCAGAGGAAAATAAAAATGCAAATTGGCTGATTATGAATGGCAATCGTATTCAGATTAAACGAAAACAATTTGAAAAAATTATAGATACATTGGACGCAATCTAG
- a CDS encoding tyrosine-type recombinase/integrase → MSEKRRDNKGRILKTGESQRKDGRYLYKYIDSFGEPQFVYSWKLVATDRVPAGKRDCISLREKIAELQKDIHDGIDVVGKKMTLCQLYAKQNAQRPKVRKNTETGRKYLMDILKKDKLGVRSIDSIKPSDAKEWAIRMSENGYAYQTINNYKRSLKASFYIAIQDDCVRKNPFDFQLKAVLDDDTVPKTVLTEEQEEKLLAFAKADKTYSKNYDEILILLKTGLRISEFGGLTLPDLDFENRLVNIDHQLLRDTEIGYYIETPKTKSGERQVPMVEEAYQAFKRVLANRKNDKRVEIDGYSDFLFLNRKNYPKVASDYNGMMKGLVKKYNKYNEDKLPHITPHSLRHTFCTNYANAGMNPKALQYIMGHANIAMTLNYYAHATFDSAMAEMKRLNKEKQQERLVA, encoded by the coding sequence ATGTCAGAAAAAAGACGTGACAATAAAGGTCGAATCTTAAAGACTGGAGAGAGCCAACGAAAAGACGGAAGATACTTATACAAATATATAGATTCATTTGGAGAACCGCAATTTGTTTACTCGTGGAAACTTGTGGCTACAGACCGAGTACCAGCAGGAAAGCGTGATTGTATCTCACTTAGAGAGAAAATCGCAGAGTTACAGAAAGACATTCATGATGGTATTGATGTTGTAGGAAAGAAAATGACACTCTGCCAGCTTTACGCAAAACAGAACGCTCAAAGACCAAAGGTTAGAAAAAACACTGAAACTGGACGCAAATATCTTATGGATATTTTGAAGAAAGACAAGTTAGGTGTAAGAAGTATTGACAGTATTAAGCCATCAGACGCTAAAGAATGGGCTATTAGAATGAGTGAAAATGGTTATGCTTATCAAACCATCAATAACTACAAACGTTCTTTAAAGGCTTCATTCTATATTGCTATACAAGATGATTGTGTTCGGAAGAATCCATTTGACTTTCAACTGAAAGCAGTTCTTGATGATGATACTGTCCCTAAGACCGTACTAACAGAAGAACAGGAAGAAAAACTGTTAGCCTTTGCAAAAGCTGATAAAACCTACAGCAAAAATTATGATGAAATTCTGATACTCTTAAAAACAGGTCTTCGTATTTCAGAGTTTGGTGGTTTGACACTTCCAGATTTAGATTTTGAGAATCGTCTTGTCAATATAGACCATCAGCTATTGAGAGATACTGAAATTGGGTACTACATTGAAACACCAAAGACCAAAAGTGGCGAACGTCAAGTTCCTATGGTTGAAGAAGCCTATCAAGCATTTAAGCGAGTGTTAGCGAATCGAAAGAATGATAAGCGTGTTGAGATTGATGGATATAGTGATTTCCTCTTTCTTAATAGAAAGAACTATCCAAAAGTGGCAAGTGATTACAACGGCATGATGAAAGGTCTTGTTAAGAAATACAATAAGTATAACGAGGATAAATTGCCACACATCACTCCACATAGTTTGCGACATACATTCTGTACCAACTATGCAAATGCAGGAATGAATCCAAAGGCATTACAGTACATTATGGGACATGCTAATATAGCCATGACGCTGAACTATTACGCACATGCAACATTCGATTCTGCAATGGCAGAAATGAAACGCTTGAATAAAGAGAAGCAACAGGAGCGTCTTGTTGCTTAG
- a CDS encoding QueT transporter family protein has translation MNKSRCCENREAYGLALSGVIAALYIVLTLAFAPLSFGPLQFRLSEGLNFLALYNKRYVYAMTVGVFIVNYFAFGMWDMIVGSLGTYVFLSLGRYLAKKAAEAVEKMPRLAKWSLGIQYAVLLIIFSLSMFTIAGLIIFLGAEEAFWPLYWTLAASEAVAMGLGGLLVYPIARRFDFSK, from the coding sequence ATGAATAAGAGTAGATGTTGTGAGAATCGTGAAGCTTATGGTTTGGCTTTGTCAGGTGTAATAGCAGCTTTATATATCGTGTTGACGCTGGCTTTTGCGCCCTTGTCTTTTGGACCTCTTCAGTTTCGGCTGTCGGAAGGTTTGAACTTTTTGGCTTTATATAACAAACGCTACGTGTATGCCATGACTGTGGGCGTTTTCATCGTGAATTATTTTGCCTTCGGAATGTGGGATATGATCGTTGGGAGTTTAGGGACTTATGTCTTTTTAAGTTTGGGACGTTACCTAGCGAAGAAAGCTGCGGAGGCTGTGGAGAAGATGCCACGTTTAGCCAAGTGGAGCTTAGGGATTCAGTATGCTGTCCTCTTGATTATCTTTTCGCTTTCCATGTTTACGATTGCTGGCTTGATCATTTTTCTAGGAGCAGAGGAAGCTTTTTGGCCCCTCTACTGGACCTTAGCCGCTTCTGAGGCAGTTGCTATGGGCTTAGGTGGACTCCTTGTTTATCCGATCGCTCGGCGGTTTGATTTTAGTAAGTAA
- the recQ gene encoding DNA helicase RecQ — protein MTLEEALEEHFGYKAFRSGQKELIEGILSERDVLGILPTGGGKSICYQLPALLLEGLTVVVSPLISLMKDQVDSLREHGIGSAFINSSLEGKAYFDVVQQVRCGEIKLLYVAPERLNTPHFLTLMQEVKIRQVAVDEAHCVSQWGHDFRQAYRQIAGFIQSLPYRPIISAFTATATQRVQKDIVDQLQLNHPLIRVNSFDRPNLQWLVEEPADKKKALLDCLNPEESTIIYASSRKQVDKLQTYLAEKGYAVCAYHAGLSAEAREKAQNQFIYEKANIIVATNAFGMGIDKPDVRAVIHYNLPTNLESYYQEAGRAGRDGLSATARLFYSPADIITCKLLIQESCEPTVHERLEAMIQYANCATCLRQRLLAYFGEEMTGPCGNCSSCLGVFKRQDATRHAQMILSCLVRMRQAYGMTLLTEVLKGRKQQKIRDKGFDRLSTYGVMKTVPEKTIKQIIAQLIGQGYLALNSHKGLIVQEQALSLLRGEAKLWVKASTYASQSNLQTERGSVASTGDSTFGLSEADQELYEGLRELRGDLADEEGVPAYIVFNNQSLLEMVEEKPTSYGDFLEISGVGRVKADKYADVFCEFIEDFVATV, from the coding sequence ATGACTTTAGAAGAAGCCTTGGAGGAACATTTCGGATATAAAGCCTTTCGTTCCGGGCAAAAAGAACTCATTGAAGGCATCCTGTCTGAACGTGATGTGTTGGGGATCCTGCCAACAGGTGGGGGTAAATCGATCTGCTATCAACTGCCTGCGCTATTATTGGAGGGGCTGACAGTCGTGGTGTCTCCCTTGATCTCTCTGATGAAAGATCAGGTAGATAGTCTCAGAGAGCATGGAATAGGGAGTGCCTTTATCAATTCTTCCTTAGAAGGGAAGGCTTATTTCGACGTGGTTCAGCAAGTTCGCTGTGGAGAGATTAAGCTCTTGTATGTGGCGCCAGAGCGGTTGAACACGCCACACTTCCTTACTTTGATGCAGGAGGTCAAGATTCGGCAAGTGGCTGTGGATGAGGCTCACTGTGTGTCACAGTGGGGTCATGACTTCCGCCAAGCTTACCGTCAGATCGCTGGCTTTATTCAGTCACTTCCCTATCGGCCGATTATTTCTGCTTTTACAGCAACAGCCACCCAGCGTGTGCAGAAGGATATTGTCGACCAGCTGCAGTTAAATCATCCGCTCATCCGAGTGAATTCCTTCGATCGGCCAAACTTACAGTGGCTGGTGGAAGAACCTGCTGATAAGAAGAAAGCTTTGTTAGACTGCTTGAATCCAGAAGAATCGACCATTATCTATGCTTCCTCACGTAAGCAAGTCGACAAGCTTCAGACTTACCTGGCGGAGAAGGGCTATGCGGTGTGTGCCTACCATGCCGGTCTGTCAGCAGAAGCGCGAGAAAAAGCTCAGAACCAGTTTATTTATGAAAAAGCGAATATTATCGTGGCAACGAATGCTTTCGGGATGGGAATCGATAAGCCGGATGTGCGGGCAGTCATCCACTACAATCTTCCCACCAACCTCGAGTCTTATTACCAAGAGGCGGGGCGGGCTGGAAGGGACGGCTTGTCGGCAACTGCTCGCCTTTTCTATTCGCCAGCGGACATTATCACCTGCAAGCTCCTTATCCAGGAGAGCTGTGAGCCGACTGTTCATGAGCGACTAGAGGCCATGATTCAATACGCGAATTGTGCAACCTGCTTAAGGCAGCGCCTTCTCGCTTATTTTGGGGAAGAAATGACAGGACCTTGTGGCAATTGCTCGTCTTGCTTGGGAGTCTTTAAGCGGCAGGATGCCACCCGACATGCTCAGATGATTCTCTCCTGTTTAGTCAGAATGCGGCAGGCTTATGGGATGACCCTCTTGACGGAGGTCTTAAAGGGAAGAAAACAACAAAAAATTCGGGACAAGGGTTTTGACCGCTTGTCCACTTATGGCGTGATGAAGACCGTCCCTGAGAAAACGATTAAACAAATTATCGCCCAATTGATTGGCCAGGGTTACCTCGCTTTGAATAGTCACAAGGGGTTGATCGTTCAAGAGCAGGCTCTTTCCCTGTTGAGAGGGGAAGCCAAGCTCTGGGTGAAGGCTTCGACCTATGCTTCTCAATCCAACCTACAAACGGAGAGGGGATCTGTTGCTTCTACTGGAGACTCGACATTTGGTTTGTCGGAGGCAGATCAGGAACTCTATGAAGGCTTGCGGGAATTGCGAGGAGACTTAGCTGATGAAGAAGGGGTGCCTGCCTATATTGTGTTCAATAACCAGAGTTTATTGGAGATGGTAGAGGAAAAACCGACAAGCTATGGGGACTTCTTAGAGATTTCAGGGGTAGGTCGTGTAAAAGCCGACAAGTATGCGGATGTTTTTTGTGAATTTATTGAAGATTTTGTGGCGACTGTCTAG
- the truB gene encoding tRNA pseudouridine(55) synthase TruB: protein MDGIIPLWKERGMTSHDCVFRLRKILKTKKVGHTGTLDPGVDGVLVVCVGKATKLSDLLMDKTKTYQGEITLGFQTTTEDREGEEVARVAVPGPLSDKVIEEGMLSLEGWITQIPPMYSAVKVKGRKLYEYARKGESVERPKRQVRIDRFLLTSPVCYDGKRKEVSFNFEVICGKGTYVRTLATDLGKVLGYPATMTQLTRTEASPFQAADCFRLETIQSLCEEGRRGFLIEMDEVLKDLPAYEVRPEQANWFRNGAVLNQNNLPENLRDQLPLRIYDQGELIAIYQAHPDQADQMKPYKMF from the coding sequence ATGGATGGAATTATCCCTCTATGGAAGGAGAGAGGAATGACCAGTCATGACTGTGTCTTCCGTTTACGAAAAATTTTGAAAACGAAGAAAGTCGGCCATACTGGCACCTTGGATCCGGGAGTGGATGGGGTCTTGGTCGTATGCGTGGGGAAGGCCACTAAACTGTCGGATCTTCTCATGGATAAGACCAAGACCTACCAAGGGGAGATCACCTTGGGCTTTCAAACGACGACAGAGGATAGGGAAGGCGAGGAAGTGGCGCGTGTAGCTGTCCCTGGCCCCCTGAGTGACAAGGTCATTGAAGAAGGCATGCTGTCTTTGGAGGGATGGATTACTCAGATCCCTCCCATGTATTCGGCGGTCAAGGTCAAGGGGCGCAAGCTCTATGAATACGCCAGAAAAGGGGAGAGTGTCGAACGTCCCAAGCGGCAAGTGAGAATAGACCGCTTTCTTTTGACCTCTCCTGTATGTTATGATGGTAAAAGAAAAGAAGTTTCCTTTAATTTTGAAGTGATCTGTGGTAAGGGGACCTATGTCCGGACACTAGCAACAGACCTGGGGAAAGTCCTCGGTTATCCGGCAACGATGACGCAGCTGACGCGGACGGAAGCGAGTCCTTTTCAAGCGGCGGATTGCTTCCGACTAGAGACCATTCAATCCCTCTGTGAAGAAGGGAGAAGGGGTTTCCTTATAGAAATGGATGAGGTTTTAAAGGACCTGCCGGCTTATGAGGTTAGGCCAGAACAAGCCAACTGGTTTCGGAATGGGGCCGTCTTAAATCAAAACAATTTACCAGAAAATTTGAGAGATCAACTCCCCTTAAGGATCTACGACCAGGGCGAGTTGATTGCCATCTACCAAGCCCATCCTGATCAAGCGGACCAGATGAAGCCTTATAAGATGTTTTAA